The sequence TATTAATAAATTTTCAAAAACCTTGAATGAAGGATCTGTGGAAAATTTTTATAACCACTTTAGTGATGCCTGCTACCATATTGAAAGAAATGCCAACCCGAGGATATTGTTTATCAATCTGTCGCTTTTGATAAATGAGTTGTTTGTAAAAAGTTGATCCCGAGTACTCGGGACATTGTACCTCAACATTTATGTTGAGCTGATGATGTGTCCCAGTGCTCGGGATCAAATTTCCAAATTCCTAAATTAATTTATAATGCCCAAAACAATAAAAATCGGTACACGAGGCAGCAAACTGGCGCTATGGCAGGCAAGTTACGTGGCTGATAAATTAAAAGCAGGTGGGCTGAATACTGAGATCATCACCATTGAAACAAAAGGAGATAAGATACTCAATAAAACAATAGCCAAAATAGGGAATAAAGGTGTTTTTACAGAAGAATTAGAAGAGAAGCTCAAAGATGGAAAAATTGATATTGCTGTGCACAGCGCAAAAGATATGCTGAGCGGGCTGGATGATGAACTTGAGATCATTGCTTTTACTGAAAGGGAAATGGTAAATGATGTGTTAGTGAGCTATGATAAAAGCATTTCTTTACAGGATAGAACAAGAAACATTACTATTGGAACTTCTGCCGTGAGGAGGATTGCGATGCTCAAACATTACTTTCCTCATGTAAGAATAATAAATATCAGAGGTAACTTACAAACCAGATTTGAAAAACTAGAGAATGGTCATTGTGATGCACTTATATTAGCTTATGCAGGTGTTCACAGAATGGGTTATAAGGATTATATTGTTGAAAAATTGCCGGACGATACGTTTACGCCTGCTGTTGGCCAGGGTGCGCTTGCTATTGAAGCAGCGAGATCACTGGACTATGATACAAGACAAACGATCAAGGCATTTACCAATCACGCTGAAACTGAATATTGTTTAATCGCAGAAAGGTCATTTTTAAAAACAATAGAAGGTGGCTGCAGCGTGCCTGTGTTTGCGTTAGCAAAATTATCAGATAATTACCTGACCATTAGCGGAGGTATTATCAGCTTAGATGGTAAAGAACTCATAAAAGAACAAACCTCGGGAAGTATAAAAAATTGTGAGGAAACAGGTAAAATGTTAGCAAATAAAGTTTTGGGAAAAGGGGGAGGGAGGATAATTGAGGAAATTAAAAGATTTGTAAATTAGTCAATTTGGGAATGCATAAATTAAAAAAAATCATTAATATAACATTTCTTTTTATTGTTATACCTATATTAGCTTTCAGCCAACCTGCTGATACAGTTTTAGCCAGCCAATATTTTCAAAAAGCATTAACACTCCAGAGAACCGCCCGATACGACAGCTCTATTTACTATTTTCAAAAAGCTAGTGAGCTGTATCTTCACTGTACGACTGTAGGGGTAGATAGCCTGTTTCCTACCGAGTACCCGGAGGCACAGGCAGACGGAAAGGAGAATCTTGCTACGAATGAAGCCATCTGGGCAAAGTATGTTATATGTTGCTGGAGAATGGGGTGGAATTACATGTTAAAAGCTCAATATACCAAAGCATTTAAACACGTAGCAAAAGGACTCGAATCGGGACTCGAAATATTAGGCAATGAACATAGAGTTGTTGGAGAATGTTATCATGCTTTCGGAACGTTATATTATTTTAAAGGACAATATGATGAAGCCCTGGAATGTCATCAGAAAGCATTAAACATAAAGCTTAAAACTTTTGGTAGAACACATAATAGTGTGGCTACAAGCTATAATAATATTGCAATTGTTTATCGTGTCAAAGGCGATTATGGAACAGCAATAGAATATTATCAGCAATCATTAAGAATTTTCGTTAATACTTTTGGCAGAAACCATATTTCTACAGCTAAAATCTATAATAATATTGGAAATGTGTATTTTATGATGCTTGATAATGATAAGGCGATGGAATATTATCAGCAATCATTGGATATAAAACTTAAAATTCTTGACAAAGACCATCCTTCTTTAGCTACCAGCTATAATAACCTGGGAGCTGTTTATACATTAAAAGGCGATTATGAAAGAGCTATGAAATATCATAAGCAAGCATTGAACATACGGCTTAATAAATTTGGTATGGATCATCCTGTTATGGCCCAAAGCTATATAAATATAGGTGGTATCTATGCTGAAAAAGGAGATAAGGAAAAGACACTTGAATATTTTAATATATCATTAAAAATCAGATTAAATACATTAGGTTCATATCATCCGCGTGTGGGGCAATGTTTTAATGTATTTGGTGATCTTTATCGAAAAACAGCAGCAGAATCCCTTTCAGCAGATTCTGCTGTGGTTGAATATAAAAAGGCAATTCAATATTACCAGAAGGCAATCGGGGCTTTGGTGGCTCCATCACCCAAGCTAAAGAAGCAGGGCACCGGCACGCACTACAAAACCATCTATGAAAACCCGGTGATACCTACTATTTATGATGTAAAGGAAGGAAGGAATACGATCAATTCCAATGTGGTGCTGAAGGATGCGCTGATGTGGAAGGCGGAAGTATTCTATAAAATATGGCTGATAAAAAGCAGAAATTAATTTGATAATTAATTTTGAGTCCACTCTAAAAAGTCTTTTTTGCCACAAAAGCACAAAAACACAAAATCCCACTAAAAATTAACTAATTGATTTTCAGGGTTTTGTGGGATTTAGTGGCATTTTTATTTTTTGGACTTTTTAGAGTGGACTCAATTTTCAAACTATTAAACCAACAAAAAGTATTTTTACTTTTTATTTTTTAACTTTACGCCCTTATTTTTATATAAATGTTTTTATTTTATTTTCAAGCGATCCAGATTCGTAAATTAAACATAATATAAATCATGGTCCGTATAAAAAAACAGTTGTCCTTCATATTGATTGCTTTATTAGCAATAAACACTTCCTGCGCTCAGGAGGAATCAAAATATGAAAAATTGATTACCATCTCCACGCAATTCGGAGAGATGAAAATCATCTTATTTGACGAAACCCCAAAACACAAAGAAAACTTTATCAAGCTTGCAGAAGAAGGTTTCTATGATTCAACCCTTTTTCATCGTATAATTAACGGTTTTATGATACAAGGGGGTGATCCCGATTCAAAAAACGCAAAGCCGGGTCAGGTCTTAGGAAATGGTGATGTAGGCTATAGGATACCGGCAGAATTCAATGAAAAACTATTCCATAAAAAAGGTGCCGTAGCTGCAGCAAGAGATAATAATCCGCAAAAAGAATCCAGTGGCTGCCAGTTTTATATAGTTCATGGGACTGTTGTTACAAATCAGCAATTAAACGGTTTTGAAAAAAGAACAAGGAAAAAGTTTTCTGATGCACAACGAAAAGCTTATACAACCATCGGTGGCAGCCCTCATTTAGACGGTGGATATACTGTGTTTGGTGAAGTAATTGCCGGCATTGAAATAGTAGATAAAATTGCCACACAACCCAAGGATAATCGCGACCGGCCCCTCAAAGATATCACGATGAATGTTAGAGTAGAAAAAATGAAAAAGAAAAAAATAACGAAAAATTACGATTATGAATTTAAAACTGATGGCAATTGATAAAAAAGCAGTTGGCAGTTGACAACTGCCAACTGCTAACTGCTAACTGCTAACTGCCAACTGCCAACTGCTTACTATATAAACTGTTCCCCTTTTTTCATTTTCACGTCAGCGACAAATTCTTTT is a genomic window of Cytophagales bacterium containing:
- a CDS encoding peptidylprolyl isomerase; this encodes MVRIKKQLSFILIALLAINTSCAQEESKYEKLITISTQFGEMKIILFDETPKHKENFIKLAEEGFYDSTLFHRIINGFMIQGGDPDSKNAKPGQVLGNGDVGYRIPAEFNEKLFHKKGAVAAARDNNPQKESSGCQFYIVHGTVVTNQQLNGFEKRTRKKFSDAQRKAYTTIGGSPHLDGGYTVFGEVIAGIEIVDKIATQPKDNRDRPLKDITMNVRVEKMKKKKITKNYDYEFKTDGN
- a CDS encoding tetratricopeptide repeat protein codes for the protein MHKLKKIINITFLFIVIPILAFSQPADTVLASQYFQKALTLQRTARYDSSIYYFQKASELYLHCTTVGVDSLFPTEYPEAQADGKENLATNEAIWAKYVICCWRMGWNYMLKAQYTKAFKHVAKGLESGLEILGNEHRVVGECYHAFGTLYYFKGQYDEALECHQKALNIKLKTFGRTHNSVATSYNNIAIVYRVKGDYGTAIEYYQQSLRIFVNTFGRNHISTAKIYNNIGNVYFMMLDNDKAMEYYQQSLDIKLKILDKDHPSLATSYNNLGAVYTLKGDYERAMKYHKQALNIRLNKFGMDHPVMAQSYINIGGIYAEKGDKEKTLEYFNISLKIRLNTLGSYHPRVGQCFNVFGDLYRKTAAESLSADSAVVEYKKAIQYYQKAIGALVAPSPKLKKQGTGTHYKTIYENPVIPTIYDVKEGRNTINSNVVLKDALMWKAEVFYKIWLIKSRN
- the hemC gene encoding hydroxymethylbilane synthase, whose translation is MPKTIKIGTRGSKLALWQASYVADKLKAGGLNTEIITIETKGDKILNKTIAKIGNKGVFTEELEEKLKDGKIDIAVHSAKDMLSGLDDELEIIAFTEREMVNDVLVSYDKSISLQDRTRNITIGTSAVRRIAMLKHYFPHVRIINIRGNLQTRFEKLENGHCDALILAYAGVHRMGYKDYIVEKLPDDTFTPAVGQGALAIEAARSLDYDTRQTIKAFTNHAETEYCLIAERSFLKTIEGGCSVPVFALAKLSDNYLTISGGIISLDGKELIKEQTSGSIKNCEETGKMLANKVLGKGGGRIIEEIKRFVN